The stretch of DNA TGTCGCGATTAACGACGTGCTGGCCATTGGCCTGATTGCCGGTCTACGTAGCAAAGGGATTCGGGTTCCGGAAGATATCTCCATTGTGGGGATCGATAATATCTCACTGTCGGGATTAATCACCCCTGCCCTAACCTCGGTGGCCCCGCCGCTGGCGGATATGGCAACCGTTATGGTGGAACGGCTAATCAGCCGCCTGAATTCTCCCAATATCAATGCTGAAGAGTTTTTATTTACACCGACTCTGGTAGTCAGAGATTCTGTAATTAAACGCCCGGATAAATAACGCAACACCTGCGTTTTTCGCGGCACAAAGACTAATAAACACTGTACCAGGCTGATGATAATCAATTATCTGCCGGGGTAACTATGACCTGAATTTACTATGGAGCCGTTATGAGCAATGCATCTTGTGGCTATTGCCATCCTGAAAATGAGTATGTGCTGTGGCGCGACGACCAGTGTCGGGTACTGTTTGTGGAACAGACCGATTTTACCGGCTGGTGCCGGGTAGTGTGGAATGAACATCTGGCTGAATTAAGCGATTTGGATCAGCAGCAGCGCAATCGCATTATGCAGGTGGTGGCTGAAGTAGAGAAAAATATTCGCCAGTTACTCAGCCCGAAAAAAATGAATGTCGCCAGTCTGGGTACCGGCCTGCCGCACCTGCACTGGCATATTATTCCGCGTAATGAAGACGACAGCCACTTCCCGGAGCCGGTGTGGTGTCAGCCGCTGCGTCAGGGCGTGGTACGTCCATTACCGGAAAACTTTGTCGCTGAGATGAAAGCACGCCTGAATGCGGCGCTGTAAGTCTCAACGAAAGTAATTCAGCCTCTTCATTGTTCCGATGCGATGAAGAGACTGTAAGGCACACAGAGGACCAGAAGACCGCTGTGTGCCGCCAGCAGTAAGAAGTACCGATGTAGCAACCAACATGGCTAACGTCTCTTTGTTTGTTACCAGCAATAAAGAACACCGATGCTATTACGATTGCGCCAAAGTAGTACCCGGTGGCCGCAAGGCCACCAACTATTGCTTATCGGCTATTTTCAAACCAGTTAGATGAAATTTAAGGGATAACGCTTGCGCGGTGTTGTCTGACAGGTATAATGCCGAAGTTTTCCGCATTCTGCTCAGTGCCTGAGTGGCGAAATCGGTAGACGCAGTTGATTCAAAATCAACCGCCTTCGGGTGTGCCGGTTCGAGTCCGGCCTCAGGCACCATCTTGTTGTCCATAGACGTATCAATCAGTCTATAACATGATGAAAAATAGAGTAAAATATACATTCACATTCCATTAATGTCTTACTGAGTCTATTGACAGCCATTCTTTTTGGGGGTCATATTAGGGGTCAGGATGATATCATTATGGAGTGCTCCCAATGCCGCTAAACGATACCCAAATTCGCAACTACAAGCCTAACGAAAAATTATATAAGAGAGCTGATGGTCTTGGCCTCTATATTCAAGTAAATCCTAACGGTTCAAAACATTGGTATCGAAAGTATTCCTTTCAAGGAAAAGAAACTCGAGCCTCATATGGTCGATATCCTCAAGTATCTTTAGCTGATGCCAGAAAAATGCGTGATGCTGATATAGCCCTATTGGCAAAAGGCATCAATCCTAATACTGAGCGTCAAAGTAAAAAAAGAAGCCCAAAATATAGATAATTCTTTTGAAGTTATCGCAAGAAAATGGCATTCAAATCAAACTTGGTCTAAACATCACTCAGACAGAATTCTAAAAAGAATGCAGTCCTATTTATTTCCAGAGATTGGAAAACATAATCTTCCAGACCTTAAAACTAAAGATCTTCTCGAAGTTGTCGAAAAAGCAGTTGAAAAGGGTTACTTAGATGTAGCTTCTCGATTACAGCAATATCTTACTGCTATCATGCGTTATGCTGTGCAAATTGACATAATTCAATCTAACCCCGCTCGAGACTTAGCGGGTGCATTTCCTACTAATAAAGCACAACATAGAGCCGCACTGCCTTTAGAAAAAATACCTGATCTGCTACAAAGAGTTGACTCATTTAAGGGAAGAAATTTAACGAAACTGGCTATTAAATTAACGTTACTAATCTTTATCCGTTCCAGTGAACTTCGCTTTGCTCGTTGGTCAGAAATCGATTTTGAAAAAAAACTTTGGACTATACCAGCAAAAAGAAAACCTATTGAAGGTGTTAAATATTCACATAGAGGGACAAAAATGCACGACACTTCACATTTAATTCCCCTTAGTGCTCAAGCTATCTCCATATTAAAAGAAATTAAAACAATAAGTGGAGAATATGAATTTATCTTTATCGGTGCCCATTCACCAAAGAAGCCAATGAGTGAAAATACAATAAATAAGGCATTAAGAACGATGGGCTATAACACACAAACAGAAGTATGTGGACATGGATTTAGAACAATGGCTTGTTCGACCCTTTTAGAATCAGAACTATGGGATTCTGAAGCAATAGAACTACAAATGAGCCATAAAGAAAGAAACTCCGTAAAAGCAGCTTATCCGGTGTGCCGTAAAACCCTGTCCTTCAGGGCGGGGATATAAGGCACGGTTTTCTACCTAACTAGGTGTTTGCTGTTGCTCAATGTACTGTCGGATGATGGATATTGGCGCACCACCGCAACTACTAGCAAAGTAGCTCGGAGTCCACAGAACACCTTTGTAGTAATACCGTGCACCAATATCTGGACGGTCACGGCGGAGTAACCGACTGGATACCCCTTTGAGGCTGTTGACTAAACTGGATACCGCTAATTTTGGCGGGTAATTGACCAGCAAGTGAACGTGATCTCCTTCACCATCCATCTCGACCAGTTCAACATCAAAATCGGCGCATACGCTAGCAAAATAGCTCCGCAACCTATCGATAGCATCCTGATCAAATATTTTACGTCGATACTTGGCAACAAATACCAAGTGAACATGCATCAGGAAAGTACAGTGTCTTCCTCGACGAATATCGGTTTCTTTTGTCATAGGCCAAAAGTATAATCTTCCATATGAAACGACTACAAGCCTTCAAATTCCAGTTAAGACCTAATGGTCAGCAAGAGCGCGATATGCGTTGCTTCGCTGGGGCATGTCGTTTTGTGTTCAACAAATCGTTGGTCTTGCAGAACGAAAACCATGAGGCGGGTAACAAATACCTTTCCTATGTAAAAATGGCGGCATGGCTGGTTGAGTGGAAAAAAACACCTGAAACGCAATGGTTGAAAGAAGCACCATCCCAGCCTTTGCAACAGGCTTTAAAAGATCTTGAGCGAGCCTATAAAAACTTCTTTCAGAAACGGGCGTCATTCCCACGGTTTAAAAAACGGGGGCAAAGTGATGCATTCCGCTACCCGCAGGGTGTGAAACTGGATCAAGAGAACAACCGTATATCGCTGCCAAAACTGGGCTGGATAAGTTATCGCAATAGCCGTGAAGTCATTGGAGAAGTGAAGAACGTCACTGTCAGCCAGTCATGCGGTAAGTGGTACGTCAGCATCCAGACGGAATATGAAGTCACTGAACCAGCTCATGTTTCAACATCGATGGTTGGTCTTGATGCTGGCGTGGCGAAGCTAGCTACACTATCAGATGGCACCATTTTTGAGCCTGTACACAGCTTTAAAACCAATCAAAAGAAGCTCGCCAGACTCCAGCGTGAAATGAGCCGCAAGGTGAAGTTCAGCAATAACTGGAAGAAGGCTAAACACAAAGTACAAAACCTGCACTCTCGTATCGCGAACATCCGCCGAGACTACCTTCATAAGGTCAGCACGACAATCAGCAAAAACCACGCCATGATCGTCATTGAAGACTTAAAGGTTGCCAACATGTCAAAGTCAGCCGCGGGTACGGTCAGCCAGCCGGGGCGCAACGTCCGGGCAAAATCAGGCTTAAACCGTTCGATATTAGATCAGGGTTGGTACGAACTGCGCCGCCAGCTTGAGTATAAGCAGCTCTGGCGCGGTGGTCATGTGCTGGCGATTAATCCGGCCTACACTAGCCAGAAATGTGCTTGCTGTGGTCATACAGCGAAAGAAAACCGCCAGTCCCAAAGCCTGTTTGAGTGTCTGGAATGTGGATATACAGAGAATGCCGATATAAACGGCGCTCGTAATATTTTAGCGGCGGGGCACGCCGCGTTAGCCTGTGGAGAGATGGCAGCTTTAGGCCGTTCGATGAAGCAGGAACCCACCGAGGCGAGTCAGACTTCGGTCTGAACGCTGTAGGAATCCTCGCCCTTTAGGGCGGGGAGGATGTCAACTATTTTATCTCTATTAATTATTAATCTATTTAAATCAGAAGAATAAACTTCATAACTAAATGTTCTATTTGATAGAGCCGATAGAATATTAACTGCTATTCTTTTAAGGTACTCATTTTCTATTCCAGGAGTTTTAAATAATGTAGCCAATTGAAAGTCAGCAGATTTATTTCTATATTCGTGAGATAACATTAACTCCTCACTTTCAATTAATGTTACAAAGCAATTGTTATTTTTTAGATTTGATATTATTTGAGGTGAGTGTGTAGCAATAATAAAATGACATCCTTTAACATGCGTAAATACCTCCATTAGTAAATGTATATATGTTTCCTGCCACTCTGGATGTAAACTTATTTCAGGTTCATCGATTAATATTAATGAGTCATTTTCAATACTTACTGCAATACCAAGAAAATTTAATAAGATACACTGTTGACCAGAACTAGCATCATTAATACTGAAAGATCTATTATCTCCTTGCCACAAATACCATTCAGTACTAACTTGACTTATTTGGTTATTCTCACATTGGACATGAACTACAACATCATGAATACTTAATAGACCTATATCAGAAAGTATTTTTATACCTGATAAAAATTCTCTATCCTCCTCACTTACTTCTTTAGTAAAATCCATATAAAATGGAATAATTCTGTAAGAATCAACTTTTGCACAATATTCATATAATGAAGTAAAAGCAGAGCATAACTCCTGATAACCTACCCCATATTCTTTTTCTAAATATATTCTACTTTTCTTTGACATATTTTCAATATAATCCATGAAATCATCTGGTATCATTTCACGTAAATTGACCATGAATTTATTTATTTCACGTTTAAGTCTAAAGCTTAAGTCAAATACAGGGTAAAAACCTAGAAAAGATAATAATCTAACAACAGTATCTTTATCTCTACCTAATAAATCTCTATTGATTGAAAAAAATAATTTTTCGACAAGAGATAATACTGCCCTACTTTTTGCTTTATCATTTAAACCATAATAATGATAAAACCTATTATTTGATTTATTTTCTGGAGAAAAATACACACTTTCTTCAGGGAACTTATCAAATGGGCTTGTTGAAACAGCAATTAACCTTTGAGGGCACAATAGTTTTTCTTTATAAAGATAGCCACTTAAACCAATGCTACGCCCATTAACATCAACTTCATACTCGTTATTATCTGAAATAATTGTCAATGAAGAATAATGATAATCTTGACTATATTGTCCAACTGTTCCTATATTTCTTTTAAGTAGCTTATTTCCAACAAAAACTGAACAAAGAATATTAGTTATAGCACTTAACACCCTACTTTTTCCAGAACCATTTTTACCAATTAAGACAGTATATATATTATCACTATTATCATTTTTCTTTATACAAAGAGGAATTTCATTCCCCTCAAAATTAACATTGTTGATTTTATAACTCATAACATATCCTCGGGATAATTATGTTTATTTAAAATAAATACTGTTTTAGAGCTATTACATCAATGATATATCATTAAAAACTTAATTCAAACGACGCACATTACATTTATAATAATACTATATGATTTTTTGGCGGAAAGTCACAGGAGTCGAACCTGCCAGGGACCGCTGGCGGCCCCATCTGGATTTGAAGTCCAGCCGCCCCACCGGGGACGATGACCTTCCGTTTTAGAAGCAACAGAAGTGCTGTAACAGATGAGCCCGTCGATTATACCGTTAAACGAATGGGATGGAACTGCTAATTTTCCTCGTATCTCGCGGTTTTTGCTCATGCTCACAACTACCGTGAAACCGCAATCAGTACACCAGCTCGCCGAACTTATCCCGATACTCTTTTGGTGTGATGCCGTACTCTTTCTTAAACACCGAATAGAAATACTGTAACGACGGATAGCCGCACATCTGGGAAATCTCGTTAATCGACAGGGTACTGGCGGCTAAAAACTCACTGGCGCGATTCAATTTTTCCTGATGGATCAGGCCATGAATGGTGTTGCCGGTTTCATCACGAAAGCGCTTCTCAAGATTAGAACGGGAGATACCTACCGCATCCAGCACCTGCTCCACTTTAATTCCCTTACAGGCATGGTAACGAATAAAATGCATTGCCTGAATCACCGCCGGATCGTGCAGAGAACGATAGTCCGTGGAGCGGCGCTCCACTACTTTCACCGGCGGCACTAAAATGCGCTGAACCGGAAAGTCACCCTGCTTCAGTAATTTATGCAACAGCTTAGCTGCCTGATAACCCATCTGGCGTGAACCTTGTGCCACCGAAGAGAGCGCCACCCGTGACAAATAGCGGGTCAGTTCTTCATTATCAATGCCGATAACGCACATCTTCTCCGGCACCGCGATATCCAGATGCTCGCATACCTGTAGCAAATGGCGGGCTCGCGCATCGGTAACGGCGATAATCCCCGTATGGGCAGGCAGATTCTGTAACCAGTCCGCCAGACGGTTCTGGGCGTGTTTCCAGTTCTCCGGTGCGGTTTCCATTCCCTGAAAAATGGAGTGACGGTAATTTCCTTCGGTAACTAACTGACGGAAAGCGTGCTCCCGTTCCGTTGCCCAACGATGAGAGATATGGTGCGGTAATCCATAAAAGGCAAAGTGGTTTAGCCCCTTCTCCTTTAAATGCATAAAGGCAGTGCTCACCAAAGCATGGTTATCAGTGGCAATATAATGAACCGGAGGATAATCCTCTGGTCGATGATAAGAACCGCCAACCCCAACAACCGGAATATTCGCCTGGCTTAACGCCAGCTCGATTTCCGGATCGTCAAAATCGGCAATCACTCCATCACCCAACCAGTCTTTAACGCTGTCTATCCGGCAACGGAAATCCTCTTCGATAAAGATGTCCCAATCGCATTGAGAAGCCTGTAAGTACTCGCCAACACCTTCAATAATCTGCCGGTCATAAACCTTATTGGCATTAAACAACAGCGTAATACGGAAGCGTTTTTCAAACATGGCGTTCAATTTCCCGATCAACACACAAGATAAATCACCACTGCCGCTGGGTCGGCAACCCTCTGTTCAGGTTGAATTGAGTAACACAATTATCCATAGCCTGTCAGGTCACACTGCTGAAAGTACAACGCTCCGCACACTTTTCAGCTAACCAATAAACACATAGCTGAAAATATGTACGGAGCCTTTGGGTCGATCTATCAGGCACGTTTTTTGGTTGCTGAATCCATCCATACCGCCAGCAGTAAAATGGCGCCTTTAACGATGTACTGCCAGAAGGTAGGAACGTCCAGCATACTCATGCCGTTATCCAGTGATGCCATGATAAATGCCCCCATCACTGCACCGGCCACGCTGCCTACACCACCTGCCAGACTGGTTCCACCAATAACGCAGGCAGCAATAGCGTCCAGCTCGGCAATGTTACCGGCAGAAGGCGAACCAGCCCCTAAACGAGAACTAAGGATCAAACCGGCAATCGCCACCATCAGCCCGTTAATAGCAAACACCGCCAGTTTGGTGCGCTCAACGTTAATACCCGACAGTCGGGCCGCATCAATATTGCCACCAATAGCGTAAATACGACGGCCAAACGCGGTGCGGGTTGCCATAAAAATCCCCACCATCATCAGTGCAGCCAGTATTAATACCGGCGTTGGAACACCACGATAATCATTCAGAAGATAGATAGCGCCCAGCAAAATCACTGCGGTGATGGCCTGACGACCCACATCGCTGCCTTTACCCGGCACCGGTAATCCCAGCGCTTCCCGATGCGCACGCTGACGCCATTGCCAGATGACAAACAGCACCATTACGCCGATACCAATACCAAAACCCAGGCTGTCCGGCAGATAGCTCTGCCCGATTTGCGACATGGCATTACTGGTTGGGGAAACGGTGGTACCGTTGGTGATCCCGACCAGAATTCCGCGGAAGGCCAGCATTCCTGCCAGCGTAACGATAAATGATGGCACTTTGCGATAGGCAACCCACCAACCATTCCATGCGCCTAACAACAGGCCCATAACCAGCGTGACAATGATTGTCAGCGGCAGAGGCCAGCCAAACCAGACGTCAAAAATCGCTGCCGCGCCGCCAAGTAGTCCCATCATTGATCCAACCGACAGGTCAATCTCTGCGGAAATAATGACAAATACCATCCCTACCGCCAGAATGCCGGTAATCGCCGTCTGGCGCAGCAGGTTAGAAATGTTACGTGCGCTGATGTAGGCTCCATCCGTCGCTACGCTGAAAAACAGAATGATCACCACGATGGCGGCCAGCATCACAAAAACCTGCAGGTTAACGCGCTTAGGCTGAGCCGGGCCAGCTGCTTTTCCGCCAGTGTTTCCCGTGGTTGATAATGTTTCATTAGACATGTTGTTCACTCCTGAGTGCCGCTTCCATAATCTGTTCTTGTGTCAAAGACCGGTTGGCTAAATCCGCTTTAATACAGCCTTCGTGCATCACTAATACCCGGTCGCTAAGGCCCAGCACTTCGGGTAGTTCTGACGAGATAACAATCAGGGCAATACCCTGTTCAACCAGTTGATTAATCAGCTTATAAATTTCATATTTGGCACCGATATCAATGCCCCGGGTTGGTTCATCCAGAATCAGAATTTTAGGATTAAGTAACAGACACTTAGCCAGAATGGCTTTTTGTTGATTACCGCCGCTCAGGCGGGCAATGGCTAATTCCGGCGATGAGGTTTTTACCTTCAGCCGCTCGATTGATTGCTGGATAATGGACTGCTCTTTGGCATCGTCCAGTATGCTCAGCCAGCCGCTAAAATCATCCAGCGCCGCCAGCGTCATATTGGCACCGACGCCCATCACCGGGATAATTCCGTCCTTTTTACGGTCTTCCGGCACCATCGCAATGCCGTGGCTGATGGCGTCCTGACAGTTGCGAATTTTTACCGCTTTGCCACCAACTTTAATTTCCCCTTCCCAGCGCCCGCGATAGGCACCAAACAGACACTGGACGGTTTCGGTTCTTCCTGCTCCCACCAGACCAGCAATACCCAGAATCTCGCCTTTATGCAGTGAGAAAGAGACGTTATTCACCCGACGAATATGGCGGTTAATTGGGTGCCAGGCGGTCAGGTTATCCACCCGCAGCACCTCTTCACCAATGGTATGTTCTGACTGAGGGTAGAGCTCTTTCAGCTCGCGGCCTACCATCATGGCGATAATATCGTCTTCGGTCATCTCGCTGGCCTGACGGGTACCAATATGTTTACCGTCACGAATCACACAGATCAGATCGGAGATGACTTTTACTTCGTTCAGTTTGTGGGAGATATAGATACAGGCAATATCGTGGCTTTGCAGGTCGCGGATAATATTCAGCAAAATCTCGGTTTCGCTTTCTGTCAGTGATGCGGTTGGTTCATCCAGCACCAACAGGCGTACCTGCTTATTCAGCGCTTTGGCGATTTCCACCAGTTGCTGTTGGCCTAATCCCAGTTCACCCACTTTGGTATCAGGGCTTACCGCCAGCTTCACCTGTTGTAACAGGCGCTGGCAGCGTAAAAACATGCTGTCGTAATCCATGATGCCGAAACGCCCGCGCTCCGAACCAAGGAAAATATTCTCCAGCACGGTCATCTCTTTCACCAAAGCCAGTTCCTGATGGATGATGGCAATGCCTTTCTGCTCGGTATCGCGAATGGTTTTTGCCTGTATCACATCACCGGAAAACAGAATATCGCCCTGATACTGGCCGTAAGGATAGATGCCGCACAGCACCTTCATCAGCGTTGATTTACCAGAACCATTCTCTCCACACAAAGAGAGCACCTGCCCGGCATCTAACGTTAACGAGATGTCATCGACAGCTTTGATATCACCAAAAGCTTTGGTGATATTTTTCATTTCTAACAGATGTGGCATCACATGTACTCCACAAAGAGATAACGACCATTAAGCTGATACTGGGTGCTGCTTATGCAGCACCCGATTGCAGGTAAATCAGTTATAGATGCTCTCTTTGCTGTGGAAGCCATCGGCCACAACCGTTGAATCGATGTTGGATTTATCTACCTGAATTGGTGTCAGCAGATAAGATGGCACATCCTTTTTACCATTATTCAGAGTGGCGTTCGCTTTTGGTGTCTCGCCTTTACCCATTTCTACCGCGATCTCCGCCGCATCATTTGCCAGCTTGCTGATTGGCTTATACACCGTCATGGTTTGAGTACCGGCAACGATACGTTTGATACCAGCAAGGTCAGCATCCTGACCGGAGATGGCAACTTTACCCGACAGCCCCTGAGCTACCAGTGCCTGAATCGCGCCACCGGCAGTGGCGTCATTAGAAGCAACGACGGCATCAATTTTATTGTTGTTAGCGGTTAAGGCGTTCTCCATGATTTTCAACGCGTTCTCTGCTAACCAGGCATCAACCCATTGGTCGCCAACTATCTTGATTTTTCCTTCTTTAATCAGTGGATTAAGCACGTTCATCTGCCCCTGACGGAACAGCTTGGCGTTGTTATCCACCGGTGAGCCTCCCATCAGGAAGTAGTTGCCCTGAGGCACACGTTCAACCAGGCTTTGAGCCTGTAGCTCACCCACTTTTTCATTGTTAAAGGAGATATAAAAATCGATATCCGCATCGTTAATCATGCGGTCATAAGCCAGTACTTTGATGCCTTCACGTTTAGCTTCTGCAATAACGTTACTCAACACCTGACCGTTGTAGGGAATGATCACCAGTACGTCTACGCCACGGTTGATCATATTTTCAATCTGCGACATTTGGGTTTCTTCGTTACCGTTGGCAGACTGTACGAATACTTTGGCCCCTAATGACTCAGCTTTGCTGACAAAGATGTCGCGATCTTTCTGCCAGCGTTCTAAACGCAGATCGTCAATCGCCATACCTATTTTAACTTCTTTGGCATTTACCATGTGTCCTGATAGCGCCAGTGATGCACAAACGGCAAGTAAAACATGCTTTAATTTCATTTGATAACATCCTATTTTGGTTAAGCTATTTCAGTGAAAGCGGGTATTTCCCCGTTTCTATTTATTACCGATAAATATTTAACCACTATAGTGTTATCAGTTATAACCAGAGTATCAATTACAGATTCTTACCCCGTTATTACGTTTTTTAGTTTATTTTCATTTTTATGAGAGAGGTCATGTTTTGCTGAGTAAATAAAAATAGCAATCAATGTTTTTATTTCAAAAATAAATCATAACAAACTGTATATAAAAGAAATATTTAAAATTAATGATAAAAACAAACACCATTAAAAATAATTTCCTTACCGTTTTAAGGTTTATTATTGTGAGCATAATCACAGTAGTTAAATTTCATAACTCACTATTCAAATCTAGGAATAACCTTCATTTTTTTAAATCTCTATGATTCCGACAATATAAAACAAATAGCGCTAAAACTGCGTCAATTTATATTTTTAAGAAATGTAATAACGCAATTTTATTATTTATTGAGCGAGCAGTTTCAGTGATAAATAAATCGCGCTAAATGCTATTTGACCGAATGACCTAAATACATCGCTTAAAGGAAACCACCATGACTCAGTATTTCGATAAACTTGACCAGGTGCGCTACGAAGGCACCGCCAGTAACAATCCACTGGCTTTCCGCCACTACAACCCGGATGAGTTGGTTCTGGGTAAGCGTATGGCTGACCATCTGCGCTTTGCCGCCTGTTACTGGCACACCTTCTGCTGGAATGGTGCCGATATGTTTGGCGTAGGTTCATTCGATCGCCCATGGCAATCGGCGGGTGATGCCATCAAGCTGGCAAAAGCCAAAGCAGATGTTGCCTTCGAGTTTTTCCATAAGCTAAATGTACCTTTCTATTGCTTCCACGATGTGGATGTATCCCCTGAAGGCAGCACCATTAAAGAGTATCTGAATAATCTGGCGCTGATGACCGACGTACTGGCAGAAAAACAACAGTCAACCGGTGTGAAACTGTTATGGGGCACGGCGAACTGCTTTACCAACCCACGTTACGCTGCCGGTGCGGCAACTAACCCGGACCCGGAAGTATTCGCTTACGCCGCCACTCAGGTGGTCAGTGCCATGCAGGCCACCCAGCGTCTGGGCGGTGAGAACTATGTGCTGTGGGGGGGCCGTGAAGGGTATGAAACCCTGTTAAATACCGACCTGCGTCAGGAGCGCGAGCAGCTTGGGCGCTTTATGCAAATGGTGGTAGAGCATAAACATAAAATTGGTTTTAACGGCCCCCTGTTGATTGAACCAAAACCACAAGAGCCAACCAAACATCAGTATGACTACGATGTGGCAACGGTATATGGCTTCCTGAAGCAGTTTGGTCTGGAAAAAGAGATTAAGGTCAATATCGAAGCTAACCACGCTACGCTGGCAGGTCACAGCTTCCACCATGAAATCGCCTCTGCCATTGCGCTGGGTATTTTCGGCTCGGTTGATGCCAACCGTGGCGATGCTCAACTGGGTTGGGACACCGACCAGTTCCCGAACAGCGTGGAAGAAAACGCACTGATTATGTATGAAATCATCAAAGCGGGCGGTTTCACTACCGGTGGCCTGAACTACGACGCTAAAGTCCGTCGCCAGAGTACCGATAAGTACGATCTGTTCTACAGTCATATTGGCGCGATGGACACCATGGCACTGGCGCTGAAAGTTGCCGCTAAAATGGTACAAGACGGCAAACTGGACCAAAAAGTCTCCGAGCGCTACGCTGGCTGGAATGGCAAACTGGGTCAACAAATCCTGGAAGGCGAAAGTTCACTGGAATCACTGGCAAAATATGTGGAAAGCAATAACCTGCAGCCACAGCATAAGTCAGGACAGCAGGAGTTACTGGAAAATCTGGTGAACCGATATTTATTTGGATGATCCAAAAATCAGTATCAGTGTATATTTCGTCCGTAAAAGTGCAGTGTCTAAATTAGCTATCGTGTAGCGGCCGAGTAAGGGGCGTTAAGGCGAACGCCCCTTACAACCCCGCGCCTACGCTGCCGAATGTTGACCGCAGCTTTGCTGCGGCAACCTCAGTCAGCCTGAAGGCTTAACGCACCGACATAGAGCCGCTCCCGGCGGCGCTATGTCTTTCGCAGCATCCATGCTGCTCATGCTACCTTCAGTCCTCCTTCGGCAACATTCGGACGCTTGTACTAAAGGTCAAGGGCCTATTACTCCCTACAACAAGGATCTCTCACCATGTACATCGGTATCGACCTCGGCACTTCCGGCGTAAAAGTTATCCTCCTCAGTGAGCAGCAACAGGTTATTGCCACTCACTCTGAAGCGCTTTCTATTTCCCGTCCTCATCCCCTTTGGTCAGAGCAAAATCCTGATGACTGGTGGCAAGCCACCGATAAAGCGATGCAGGCGCTGGCGGCTCAGCACGATTTAAGCTCAGTTAAAGCCATGGGCCTGACCGGGCAAATGCATGGTGCAACCCTGTTAGATAAACAGATGAAGGTATTGCGCCCTGCCATTTTATGGAACGATGGCCGCAGTGCCGCCGAATGTGCCGAGCTGGAAAAAATAGTTCCTCAATCTAGAGCCATTACCGGCAACCTGATGATGCCAGGCTTTACCGCCCCAAAACTAAAATGGGTGGAAAAACATGAACCTGCTGTTTTTCAGACAACA from Limnobaculum xujianqingii encodes:
- a CDS encoding HIT family protein, with protein sequence MSNASCGYCHPENEYVLWRDDQCRVLFVEQTDFTGWCRVVWNEHLAELSDLDQQQRNRIMQVVAEVEKNIRQLLSPKKMNVASLGTGLPHLHWHIIPRNEDDSHFPEPVWCQPLRQGVVRPLPENFVAEMKARLNAAL
- a CDS encoding Arm DNA-binding domain-containing protein yields the protein MPLNDTQIRNYKPNEKLYKRADGLGLYIQVNPNGSKHWYRKYSFQGKETRASYGRYPQVSLADARKMRDADIALLAKGINPNTERQSKKRSPKYR
- a CDS encoding tyrosine-type recombinase/integrase, whose amino-acid sequence is MARKWHSNQTWSKHHSDRILKRMQSYLFPEIGKHNLPDLKTKDLLEVVEKAVEKGYLDVASRLQQYLTAIMRYAVQIDIIQSNPARDLAGAFPTNKAQHRAALPLEKIPDLLQRVDSFKGRNLTKLAIKLTLLIFIRSSELRFARWSEIDFEKKLWTIPAKRKPIEGVKYSHRGTKMHDTSHLIPLSAQAISILKEIKTISGEYEFIFIGAHSPKKPMSENTINKALRTMGYNTQTEVCGHGFRTMACSTLLESELWDSEAIELQMSHKERNSVKAAYPVCRKTLSFRAGI
- the tnpA gene encoding IS200/IS605 family transposase — encoded protein: MTKETDIRRGRHCTFLMHVHLVFVAKYRRKIFDQDAIDRLRSYFASVCADFDVELVEMDGEGDHVHLLVNYPPKLAVSSLVNSLKGVSSRLLRRDRPDIGARYYYKGVLWTPSYFASSCGGAPISIIRQYIEQQQTPS
- a CDS encoding RNA-guided endonuclease InsQ/TnpB family protein: MKRLQAFKFQLRPNGQQERDMRCFAGACRFVFNKSLVLQNENHEAGNKYLSYVKMAAWLVEWKKTPETQWLKEAPSQPLQQALKDLERAYKNFFQKRASFPRFKKRGQSDAFRYPQGVKLDQENNRISLPKLGWISYRNSREVIGEVKNVTVSQSCGKWYVSIQTEYEVTEPAHVSTSMVGLDAGVAKLATLSDGTIFEPVHSFKTNQKKLARLQREMSRKVKFSNNWKKAKHKVQNLHSRIANIRRDYLHKVSTTISKNHAMIVIEDLKVANMSKSAAGTVSQPGRNVRAKSGLNRSILDQGWYELRRQLEYKQLWRGGHVLAINPAYTSQKCACCGHTAKENRQSQSLFECLECGYTENADINGARNILAAGHAALACGEMAALGRSMKQEPTEASQTSV
- a CDS encoding AAA family ATPase; translation: MSYKINNVNFEGNEIPLCIKKNDNSDNIYTVLIGKNGSGKSRVLSAITNILCSVFVGNKLLKRNIGTVGQYSQDYHYSSLTIISDNNEYEVDVNGRSIGLSGYLYKEKLLCPQRLIAVSTSPFDKFPEESVYFSPENKSNNRFYHYYGLNDKAKSRAVLSLVEKLFFSINRDLLGRDKDTVVRLLSFLGFYPVFDLSFRLKREINKFMVNLREMIPDDFMDYIENMSKKSRIYLEKEYGVGYQELCSAFTSLYEYCAKVDSYRIIPFYMDFTKEVSEEDREFLSGIKILSDIGLLSIHDVVVHVQCENNQISQVSTEWYLWQGDNRSFSINDASSGQQCILLNFLGIAVSIENDSLILIDEPEISLHPEWQETYIHLLMEVFTHVKGCHFIIATHSPQIISNLKNNNCFVTLIESEELMLSHEYRNKSADFQLATLFKTPGIENEYLKRIAVNILSALSNRTFSYEVYSSDLNRLIINRDKIVDILPALKGEDSYSVQTEV